The Anopheles marshallii chromosome X, idAnoMarsDA_429_01, whole genome shotgun sequence genome includes a window with the following:
- the LOC128718980 gene encoding putative fatty acyl-CoA reductase CG5065, translating into MLAEAPLDTEHSHPVKAKHLQLDENNNVEELAEVTDALVPFYDGKSVLVTGGTGFLGKVLIEKLLRACEGVSAVYILLRPKRGLTSEQRYREFVRHPVFERIRSKTPQLLTKLICVGGDISLPLLGLSESDRRTLLERVHVVFHVAATVRFNEALVEAAILNTIGTKQLLELCTGMRQLQSVVHVSTAYSNACRREVDEVVYPPPMDPERFIQCVQLLPGEVIGAIATQLQGAHPNTYTLTKAITEQLVAQYAERLPLCIVRPSIVTGAVAEPYPGWIDNVHGITGIMMEIGRGTISSIMCDERCTMDVIPVDIVCNTLIAAAWENANTTVTPIRVYNCTSGQVNGIKWHEYGRITQSCAVRNPTKHVLLYPGFRFRTNRLVHKLVELLLHFLPAYLFDALVRARGGQPIMARLARRFQRAADTGEFFAMHEWTFRNGNLRRLGGRVRRDRAADGFRCDVTGLDWEAYIEAYMLGIRRFVLKDDMDSLEQARAKLRRLLWFKRALQLAGLLLAYYLCALLFYPSGA; encoded by the exons ATGTTGGCAGAAGCGCCACTGGACACGGAACATTCGCACCCGGTTAAGGCAAAACACCTGCAGCTGGACGAGAACAACAATGTGGAGGAGTTGGCGGAGGTGACGGACGCGCTGGTACCGTTCTACGATGGGAAGAGCGTGCTGGTAACCGGTGGGACCGGATTCCTCGGGAAGGTGCTGATCGAGAAGTTGCTGCGTGCCTGCGAAGGGGTCAGCGCCGTCTACATCCTGTTGCGTCCGAAGCGTGGCCTTACGAGCGAACAGCGCTACCGCGAGTTCGTGCGCCATCCGGTGTTCGAGCGGATTCGGTCCAAGACGCCGCAGCTCCTCACGAAGCTGATATGCGTCGGTGGTGACATCTCGCTACCGCTGCTCGGACTGAGCGAATCTGACCGTAGGACGCTGCTGGAGCGAGTGCACGTCGTGTTTCACGTCGCCGCAACGGTACGCTTCAACGAAGCGCTGGTCGAGGCGGCCATTTTGAACACGATCGGCACGAAGCAGCTGCTGGAACTCTGCACCGGGATGCGTCAGCTGCAG AGTGTGGTGCATGTTTCAACGGCGTACAGCAATGCGTGCCGGCGTGAGGTCGATGAGGTGGTGTACCCACCACCGATGGATCCGGAACGCTTCATCCAGTGTGTGCAGCTGCTGCCCGGTGAGGTGATTGGTGCGATTGCCACCCAACTGCAGGGTGCCCACCCAAACACGTATACGCTGACGAAGGCCATTACGGAGCAGCTGGTCGCACAGTACGCGGAACGGTTGCCACTCTGCATCGTGCGTCCCTCCATTGTGACCGGTGCAGTCGCCGAACCTTACCCGGGCTGGATTGATAATGTGCACGGCATAACAG GAATCATGATGGAAATTGGACGTGGTACCATCAGCAGTATCATGTGTGACGAACGCTGCACCATGGACGTCATCCCGGTCGACATCGTCTGCAACACACTGATCGCAGCCGCCTGGGAAAACGCTAATACCAC GGTAACACCGATACGCGTGTACAACTGTACGTCCGGACAGGTGAACGGCATCAAGTGGCACGAGTACGGCCGTATCACGCAGAGCTGTGCCGTCCGCAATCCCACCAAGCACGTGCTGCTCTACCCAGGCTTCCGGTTCCGGACGAACCGGCTCGTACACAAGCTGGTCGAGCTGCTGCTACACTTTCTGCCCGCCTACCTGTTCGATGCGCTCGTCCGGGCCCGGGGTGGACAACCGATAATGGCACGACTCGCCCGACGATTCCAGCGTGCCGCCGATACGGGGGAGTTCTTCGCCATGCACGAGTGGACCTTCCGGAACGGGAATCTGCGCCGGCTTGGGGGCCGGGTGCGCCGGGACCGGGCGGCCGATGGGTTCCGCTGTGACGTAACCGGACTGGACTGGGAGGCGTACATCGAGGCGTACATGCTCGGAATTCGCCGGTTTGTGCTGAAGGACGATATGGACAGTCTCGAGCAGGCACGGGCCAAACTCCGGCGATTGCTTTGGTTCAAGCGTGCCCTGCAGCTAGCCGGGTTGCTGCTGGCGTACTACCTGTGCGCTCTTCTCTTTTATCCGAGCGGAGCTTAA